A DNA window from Streptomyces sp. CA-278952 contains the following coding sequences:
- a CDS encoding citrate synthase 2: protein MSDFVPGLEGVVAFETEIAEPDKEGGSLRYRGVDIEDLVGHVSFGNVWGLLVDGAFDPGLPPAEPFPLPVHSGDIRVDVQSALAMLAPVWGLKPLLDIDEATARDDLARAAVMALSYVAQSARGQGRPMVPQSEIDKAQSVVERFMIRWRGEPDPKHVKAVDAYWTSAAEHGMNASTFTARVIASTGADVAAALSGAVGAMSGPLHGGAPSRVLGMIEEIERTGDASAYVKQALDRGERLMGFGHRVYRAEDPRARVLRRTARELAAPRFEVAEALEKAALEELHARRPDRVLATNVEFWAAIVLDFAEVPAPMFTSMFTCARTAGWSAHILEQKRTGRLVRPSATYIGPGTRDPREIEGYDDITG from the coding sequence ATGTCCGACTTCGTACCCGGTCTTGAGGGAGTCGTCGCATTCGAAACGGAGATCGCCGAACCGGACAAGGAAGGCGGTTCGCTCCGTTATCGCGGGGTCGACATCGAGGATCTCGTCGGCCATGTCTCGTTCGGAAACGTGTGGGGCCTGCTGGTGGACGGGGCGTTCGACCCCGGGCTGCCGCCCGCGGAGCCGTTCCCGCTCCCCGTGCACTCCGGTGACATCCGGGTCGACGTGCAGTCGGCGCTGGCGATGCTGGCCCCCGTCTGGGGTCTGAAGCCGCTGCTGGACATCGACGAGGCGACCGCCCGCGACGACCTGGCGCGGGCGGCCGTGATGGCGCTGTCCTACGTCGCCCAGTCGGCGCGCGGCCAGGGGCGGCCGATGGTGCCGCAGAGCGAGATCGACAAGGCGCAGTCGGTGGTGGAGCGGTTCATGATCCGCTGGCGCGGCGAGCCGGACCCGAAGCACGTGAAGGCGGTCGACGCGTACTGGACGTCGGCGGCCGAGCACGGCATGAACGCCTCGACGTTCACGGCCCGGGTCATCGCCTCGACGGGCGCGGACGTCGCAGCCGCCCTGTCCGGTGCGGTGGGCGCGATGTCGGGCCCGCTGCACGGCGGCGCCCCGTCCCGGGTCCTCGGCATGATCGAGGAGATCGAGCGTACGGGTGACGCGAGCGCGTACGTGAAGCAGGCCCTGGACCGGGGCGAACGCCTGATGGGCTTCGGCCACCGCGTCTACCGCGCCGAGGACCCCCGCGCCCGCGTCCTGCGCCGCACGGCCCGCGAGCTGGCCGCCCCGCGCTTCGAGGTGGCGGAGGCGCTGGAGAAGGCGGCGCTGGAGGAGCTGCACGCGCGGCGTCCGGACCGCGTCCTGGCGACGAACGTGGAGTTCTGGGCGGCGATCGTGCTGGACTTCGCGGAGGTCCCGGCGCCCATGTTCACGTCGATGTTCACCTGTGCCCGTACGGCGGGCTGGTCGGCGCACATCCTGGAGCAGAAGCGCACGGGCCGCCTGGTGCGCCCGTCGGCGACGTACATCGGCCCGGGAACGCGGGACCCGCGCGAGATCGAGGGGTACGACGACATCACGGGGTGA
- a CDS encoding VOC family protein, with product MTTPRPSLTLSSTVLDAPDAAELADFYRRLLGWEPVQEEPGWVKLLPPGGGSGLGFQTEKAYVPPVWPASPGDQLMMLHLDFEVTDLEAGVAHAVAEGATPAEFQPQHDVRVLFDPVGHPFCLFVNDPAPGQTPAISPEWVAEQARNIGAEDRVAELPAATPKQVPEAG from the coding sequence ATGACCACCCCCCGACCGTCTCTGACCCTCTCCAGCACAGTGCTCGACGCCCCGGACGCGGCGGAGCTGGCGGACTTCTACCGCCGCCTCCTGGGGTGGGAGCCGGTGCAGGAGGAGCCGGGCTGGGTGAAGCTCCTCCCGCCCGGCGGCGGCTCCGGCCTGGGCTTCCAGACGGAGAAGGCGTACGTGCCTCCGGTCTGGCCCGCGTCCCCCGGCGACCAGCTGATGATGCTGCACCTGGACTTCGAGGTGACGGACCTGGAGGCAGGCGTGGCCCACGCGGTGGCGGAGGGCGCGACACCTGCGGAGTTCCAGCCGCAGCACGACGTACGGGTGCTGTTCGACCCGGTGGGCCATCCGTTCTGCCTGTTCGTCAACGACCCGGCCCCGGGCCAGACTCCGGCGATCAGCCCCGAGTGGGTGGCGGAACAGGCCCGGAACATCGGGGCGGAGGACCGGGTGGCGGAGCTTCCGGCGGCCACCCCTAAGCAGGTGCCGGAGGCAGGGTGA
- a CDS encoding sensor histidine kinase, translating to MLDILIIALLAFLGAAVAGLLGALALRLLRHRSLVVILTVVTAVAVLAMLLGTLAVAWEMFLSPHDLNVIVIVVAMAAVVSLATALLLGRWVVARSLALTEAARSFGDGGSFAAPARAATAELMALSAELESSSAKLAESRDRERALEASRRELVAWISHDLRTPLAGLRAMSEALEDGVAADPDRYLRQIRSEVERLDTLVGDLFELSRIHAGALALSRARISVYDLVADAMAGADPLAREHGVRLVGEAVDCVPVEVDSKEMSRVLGNLLVNAIHRTPSDGTVAVAARRTDDGVVLSVTDSCGGIPEEDLPRVFDTGWRGNHARTPPAGAGLGLAIVAGIVEAHQGRAAVRNVMGGCRFEVTLPLTLPPAPA from the coding sequence ATGCTGGACATCCTCATCATCGCCCTGCTGGCCTTCTTGGGCGCCGCGGTCGCCGGTCTGCTGGGCGCCCTGGCGCTGCGGCTCCTGCGGCACCGTTCCCTCGTGGTCATACTCACGGTCGTCACCGCCGTCGCGGTCCTCGCGATGCTGCTCGGAACCCTGGCCGTGGCCTGGGAGATGTTCCTGTCGCCGCACGACCTGAACGTGATCGTGATCGTCGTGGCGATGGCCGCCGTGGTCTCCCTGGCCACCGCGCTGCTGCTCGGCCGCTGGGTGGTCGCCCGCAGCCTGGCCCTGACCGAGGCGGCCCGCTCGTTCGGCGACGGCGGCAGCTTCGCCGCGCCCGCACGGGCGGCGACCGCGGAACTGATGGCGCTCAGCGCGGAGTTGGAGTCCAGCAGCGCCAAGCTGGCGGAGTCGAGGGACCGTGAACGCGCCCTGGAGGCATCACGGCGAGAGCTGGTGGCCTGGATCTCGCACGACCTGCGTACGCCGCTCGCGGGTCTGCGCGCCATGTCCGAGGCCCTGGAGGACGGTGTGGCCGCCGACCCCGACCGCTATCTGCGCCAGATCCGCTCCGAGGTCGAACGCCTGGACACCCTGGTCGGCGACCTCTTCGAGCTGTCCCGCATCCACGCGGGCGCCCTCGCTCTGAGCCGCGCCCGGATCTCCGTCTACGACCTGGTCGCCGACGCCATGGCCGGGGCCGACCCGCTCGCCCGGGAGCACGGAGTGCGCCTGGTCGGCGAGGCGGTCGACTGTGTGCCGGTGGAGGTCGACAGCAAGGAGATGAGCCGCGTTCTGGGCAACCTCCTGGTGAACGCGATCCACCGCACGCCCTCCGACGGCACGGTCGCGGTGGCCGCGCGGCGCACCGACGACGGTGTCGTCCTGTCCGTCACCGACAGCTGCGGCGGTATCCCCGAGGAGGACCTGCCACGCGTCTTCGACACCGGCTGGCGCGGCAACCACGCCCGTACGCCGCCGGCGGGAGCGGGACTCGGCCTGGCCATCGTGGCGGGCATCGTCGAAGCCCACCAGGGCCGGGCCGCCGTCCGCAACGTGATGGGCGGCTGCCGCTTCGAGGTCACCCTGCCTCTCACCCTGCCTCCGGCACCTGCTTAG
- a CDS encoding DM13 domain-containing protein, with translation MTTHDQQHADAPKRRRSRSRGPVLAAALIAATLAVSVGLYWFQPWKLWQDETVREELAVPTAPSETAPPSPGASRSTAPPGPETLATGELISHEHRTRGTVKVVRLPDGSRTLRLEGLDTSNGPDLHVWITDAPVKEGREGWGVFDDGAYESLGKLKGNKGDQNYALPAGIDLDEFTGVSIWCARFSVSFGAAELAPA, from the coding sequence ATGACTACGCACGATCAGCAGCACGCGGACGCTCCGAAGCGACGGCGATCGCGATCGCGCGGGCCGGTGCTCGCCGCCGCGCTGATCGCCGCCACGCTGGCCGTGAGCGTGGGTCTGTACTGGTTCCAGCCGTGGAAGCTGTGGCAGGACGAGACCGTACGCGAGGAACTGGCCGTCCCCACCGCCCCGTCGGAGACCGCGCCGCCTTCCCCCGGCGCCTCCCGGTCCACGGCGCCACCGGGACCGGAGACGCTGGCGACGGGTGAGCTGATCAGCCACGAACACCGCACGAGGGGCACGGTCAAGGTGGTCCGCCTGCCCGACGGCTCGCGCACGCTGCGCCTGGAGGGCCTGGACACCAGCAACGGCCCCGATCTGCACGTCTGGATCACCGACGCTCCGGTCAAGGAAGGCAGGGAGGGCTGGGGCGTGTTCGACGACGGAGCTTACGAGAGCCTCGGCAAGCTCAAGGGCAACAAGGGCGACCAGAACTACGCCCTGCCGGCCGGCATCGACCTCGACGAGTTCACCGGCGTGAGCATCTGGTGCGCCCGGTTCAGCGTCTCCTTCGGAGCGGCCGAACTCGCCCCTGCCTGA